In the Paralichthys olivaceus isolate ysfri-2021 chromosome 17, ASM2471397v2, whole genome shotgun sequence genome, one interval contains:
- the LOC109638407 gene encoding uncharacterized protein PF3D7_1120000-like isoform X1, translating into MGRKGHNAKYISVVHHVESPAKHTEVLCDEIKHLKSENLELAHQIESLKIMMSCKEATWNETQATLADLEDEVKDLKLQVKDRDKLVRKGCRPRYTQLFETERVKEELNAKLNQIRLMELSFNKKMEDMIFEKDAVIAKVTEERVALEHQNLELVTKLTVIQTEVVSNQSEWKTEITALEDSVKTEQEVKEACTEKMEDTEEKCAAKQEDILNQASSIEEDIELLMDKNTELQEPAWKTVNTKAGSRKKRRKNQRCK; encoded by the exons ATGGGTAGGAAGGGACACAACGCAAAGTACATT tcagtTGTTCATCATGTGGAATCTCCCGCCAAACACACTGAGGTCCTCTGTGACGAGATCAAGCACTTGAAGAGTGAGAACTTGGAGCTGGCTCATCAAATTGAGTCACTTAAGATAATGATGTCCTGCAAGGAGGCTACGTGGAATGAGACACAGGCCACGCTGGCCGACTTGGAGGACGAGGTCAAGGACCTGAAGCTCCAGGTGAAGGACAGGGACAAATTGGTCCGGAAGGGTTGTCGTCCTAGATACACCCAGTTGTTTGAGACcgagagagtgaaagaggagcTGAATGCAAAGCTCAACCAGATCAGGTTGATGGAGCTTTCCTTCAACaagaagatggaggacatgatcTTTGAGAAGGATGCAGTGATCGCCAAGGTAACCGAGGAAAGAGTGGCACTTGAACATCAAAACCTGGAGCTTGTGACCAAGCTCACGGTCATCCAGACGGAGGTCGTCTCCAACCAGAGTGAGTGGAAGACAGAAATCACCGCTCTGGAGGACAGTGTCAAAACtgagcaggaagtgaaggagGCCTGCACTGAAAAAATGGAGGACACGGAGGAGAAGTGTGCGGCCAAGCAGGAGGATATCCTCAACCAAGCCAGCAGTATAGAGGAGGACATCGAGCTGCTGATggacaaaaacactgagcttCAG GAACCTGCTTGGAAGACTGTCAACACTAAGGCAGGATCacggaagaagaggagaaagaatcAAAGGTGTAAAtga
- the LOC109638407 gene encoding structural maintenance of chromosomes protein 2-like isoform X2, translating into MMSCKEATWNETQATLADLEDEVKDLKLQVKDRDKLVRKGCRPRYTQLFETERVKEELNAKLNQIRLMELSFNKKMEDMIFEKDAVIAKVTEERVALEHQNLELVTKLTVIQTEVVSNQSEWKTEITALEDSVKTEQEVKEACTEKMEDTEEKCAAKQEDILNQASSIEEDIELLMDKNTELQEPAWKTVNTKAGSRKKRRKNQRCK; encoded by the exons ATGATGTCCTGCAAGGAGGCTACGTGGAATGAGACACAGGCCACGCTGGCCGACTTGGAGGACGAGGTCAAGGACCTGAAGCTCCAGGTGAAGGACAGGGACAAATTGGTCCGGAAGGGTTGTCGTCCTAGATACACCCAGTTGTTTGAGACcgagagagtgaaagaggagcTGAATGCAAAGCTCAACCAGATCAGGTTGATGGAGCTTTCCTTCAACaagaagatggaggacatgatcTTTGAGAAGGATGCAGTGATCGCCAAGGTAACCGAGGAAAGAGTGGCACTTGAACATCAAAACCTGGAGCTTGTGACCAAGCTCACGGTCATCCAGACGGAGGTCGTCTCCAACCAGAGTGAGTGGAAGACAGAAATCACCGCTCTGGAGGACAGTGTCAAAACtgagcaggaagtgaaggagGCCTGCACTGAAAAAATGGAGGACACGGAGGAGAAGTGTGCGGCCAAGCAGGAGGATATCCTCAACCAAGCCAGCAGTATAGAGGAGGACATCGAGCTGCTGATggacaaaaacactgagcttCAG GAACCTGCTTGGAAGACTGTCAACACTAAGGCAGGATCacggaagaagaggagaaagaatcAAAGGTGTAAAtga